From Miscanthus floridulus cultivar M001 chromosome 15, ASM1932011v1, whole genome shotgun sequence, the proteins below share one genomic window:
- the LOC136507317 gene encoding uncharacterized protein, with the protein MRSVKRFSMKGKLAPWYVGPFKVLKRCGEVAYQLELLENLSGVHDVFHVSQLKKCLRVPEEQIPLEELAVKDDLTYEEFPIKILDMVEKVMRSRTIKMCKVQWNRYSKAEATWEREDDLRKTYPRLFE; encoded by the coding sequence atgagaagtgtgaaaaggttCAGCATGAAAGGTAAACTAGCACCATGGTATGTTGGTCCATTTAAAGTTTTGAAGAGGTGTGGAGAAGtggcttatcagttagaattgcTTGAGAACCTGTCTGGTGTCCATGATGTGTTCCACGTGTCTCAActtaagaagtgtttgcgtgtgcctgaggagcagataccattagaggaACTTGCTGTTAAAGATGATCTgacatatgaggagtttccaatTAAGATTTTGGATATGGTTGAGAAAGTTATGAGAAGCAGAACAATTaagatgtgcaaggttcagtggaatcgataTTCGAAAgcagaggcaacttgggaaagagaagatgatttGAGAAAGACATACCCGCGGTTGTTTGAGTAA